A single genomic interval of Rhodopseudomonas palustris harbors:
- the metX gene encoding homoserine O-acetyltransferase MetX gives MMNIHSVKGQKIAAGERTQEVDHPHSLVAQFGADQPLPLDCGIELSPFQIAYQTYGTLNADKSNAILVCHALTMDQHIANVHPITGKPGGWLTLVGPGKPIDTDRYFVICSNVIGGCMGSTGPASINPATGKAWGLDFPVITIPDMVRAQAMLIDRLGIDKLFCVVGGSMGGMQVLQWSVAFPERVFSALAIACATRHSAQNIAFHELGRQAVMADPDWQHGRYFEHGCFPHRGLAVARMAAHITYLSDAALHRKFGRKMQDRELPTFSFDADFQVESYLRYQGSSFVERFDANSYLYLTRAMDYFDIAADHDGVLAAAFRGTQTRFCVVSFTSDWLFPTSESRAIVHALNAGGARVSFAEIVTDKGHDAFLLDEPEFIDIARAFLQSAGTARGLGKAEH, from the coding sequence ATGATGAATATCCATTCGGTAAAGGGGCAGAAAATAGCCGCCGGCGAGAGGACCCAGGAGGTCGATCACCCGCATTCGCTGGTCGCGCAGTTCGGGGCAGATCAGCCGCTGCCGCTGGATTGCGGCATCGAGCTGAGCCCGTTCCAGATCGCCTACCAGACCTACGGGACGCTGAACGCCGACAAGAGCAATGCCATCCTGGTCTGCCACGCCCTGACCATGGACCAGCACATCGCCAACGTGCATCCGATTACCGGCAAGCCCGGCGGCTGGCTGACCCTGGTCGGCCCCGGCAAGCCGATCGATACCGACCGCTATTTCGTAATCTGCTCGAACGTGATTGGCGGCTGCATGGGCTCCACCGGCCCCGCCTCCATCAACCCCGCCACTGGTAAGGCCTGGGGACTCGATTTTCCGGTCATCACCATTCCCGACATGGTCCGCGCCCAGGCGATGCTGATCGACCGGCTCGGCATCGACAAACTGTTCTGTGTCGTCGGCGGCTCGATGGGCGGCATGCAGGTGCTGCAATGGTCGGTGGCGTTCCCCGAGCGGGTGTTCTCGGCGCTGGCGATCGCCTGCGCGACCCGGCATTCGGCCCAGAACATCGCCTTCCACGAGCTCGGCCGCCAGGCGGTGATGGCCGATCCGGACTGGCAGCACGGCCGTTACTTCGAGCACGGCTGCTTCCCGCATCGCGGCCTCGCGGTGGCGCGGATGGCTGCACACATCACTTACCTGTCGGATGCGGCGCTGCATCGCAAGTTCGGCCGCAAGATGCAGGACCGCGAGCTGCCGACGTTCTCGTTCGACGCCGACTTCCAGGTCGAGAGTTACTTGCGCTATCAGGGCTCGTCGTTCGTCGAACGGTTCGACGCCAATTCGTATCTGTATCTGACCCGCGCCATGGATTACTTCGATATCGCCGCCGACCACGACGGCGTACTGGCTGCCGCGTTCCGCGGCACGCAGACGCGGTTCTGCGTGGTGTCGTTCACCTCGGACTGGCTGTTTCCGACATCGGAGTCGCGCGCCATCGTGCATGCACTCAACGCCGGCGGCGCACGGGTCTCGTTCGCCGAGATCGTGACTGATAAGGGGCACGACGCGTTCCTGCTCGACGAGCCGGAATTCATCGATATCGCGCGCGCCTTCCTGCAATCGGCGGGCACTGCGCGCGGCCTCGGCAAGGCGGAGCACTGA
- a CDS encoding chorismate mutase gives MTKPPSPPSLTELRQEIDSIDEQVHQLLMQRGDIIDRLIAVKQTQEVGSAFRPAREADMMRRLVQRHHGILPLDTVESIWRVIIATFTYVQAPFSVHADQSLGESAMRDSARFHFGFTVPYVAHFSASAAVEAVARSKGDLALVSATSGNNPWWLALEAEGTPKIIARLPFIERADHPAALPVFVVSRVADSAMVTEVETWSIRVSGWSADTARALSPLADVVAVPDTAFDGAALLVSIPAPGGLDQIKAALIAAGASLRSSALVGSHARRYTVPPSGKSA, from the coding sequence ATGACCAAGCCGCCCTCGCCGCCGTCGCTCACCGAGCTGCGCCAGGAGATCGACAGCATCGACGAGCAGGTGCACCAACTGTTGATGCAGCGCGGCGACATCATCGACCGGCTGATCGCCGTGAAGCAGACCCAGGAAGTCGGCTCAGCGTTCCGCCCGGCGCGCGAGGCCGACATGATGCGGCGCCTGGTGCAACGGCATCACGGCATCCTGCCGCTCGACACCGTCGAGAGCATCTGGCGGGTGATCATCGCCACTTTTACCTATGTGCAGGCGCCGTTCTCGGTGCACGCCGACCAGTCGCTCGGCGAGTCGGCGATGCGGGACTCCGCCCGCTTCCATTTTGGCTTCACGGTGCCTTACGTCGCGCACTTCTCCGCCTCCGCGGCGGTCGAAGCGGTCGCCCGCTCCAAGGGAGACTTGGCGCTGGTGTCGGCGACCTCGGGCAATAATCCGTGGTGGCTGGCGCTGGAAGCCGAGGGCACGCCGAAGATCATCGCCCGGCTGCCGTTCATCGAGCGCGCCGACCACCCCGCCGCCCTGCCGGTGTTCGTGGTGTCGCGGGTTGCCGACAGCGCCATGGTCACCGAGGTCGAGACCTGGAGCATCCGGGTGTCGGGCTGGAGCGCCGATACCGCCCGGGCGCTGTCGCCGCTGGCCGACGTCGTGGCGGTGCCGGATACCGCTTTTGACGGCGCCGCCCTGCTGGTGTCGATCCCGGCGCCCGGCGGCCTCGATCAGATCAAGGCTGCCCTGATCGCAGCGGGGGCCTCCCTCCGTTCGTCGGCCCTCGTCGGCAGCCACGCAAGGCGCTATACGGTGCCCCCGAGCGGCAAGTCCGCGTAA
- a CDS encoding MOSC domain-containing protein, with the protein MTDLALASVTSIYRYPVKGLSPEPLPTVALNAGQTLPGDRAFAIENGPIGFDPANPRYFPKIRFLMLMRNERLAALRSRYDAATGELSISRDGAEVARGDLGSEAGRAALEEFFAGYCADELRGPPKLLAGQGHSFSDVARKVVSIINMSSVGALEAMIGRPVDPLRFRANLYVQGWPAWHEFDLMDQTLLIGSAKLKVVKRIVRCAATNVDPQTAARDMAIPETLQKNLGHADCGVYAEVIEAGDIAQGDAVQVEQAALFA; encoded by the coding sequence ATGACAGACCTTGCGCTCGCCTCCGTCACCTCGATCTACCGCTATCCGGTCAAGGGCTTGTCGCCCGAGCCATTACCCACCGTAGCTCTGAACGCCGGCCAGACCTTGCCCGGCGACCGGGCGTTCGCGATCGAAAACGGGCCGATCGGATTCGACCCGGCCAATCCCCGCTATTTCCCCAAAATCAGGTTTCTGATGCTGATGCGCAACGAGCGGCTCGCCGCCCTGCGCAGCCGTTATGACGCCGCGACCGGCGAGCTCAGCATCTCCCGCGACGGGGCCGAAGTGGCCCGCGGCGATCTCGGCAGCGAGGCCGGGCGGGCTGCGCTCGAAGAGTTCTTCGCCGGCTATTGCGCCGACGAACTGCGCGGGCCGCCGAAGCTGCTGGCCGGCCAGGGCCACAGCTTTTCGGACGTCGCCCGCAAGGTGGTGTCGATCATCAACATGTCCAGCGTCGGGGCGCTGGAAGCCATGATCGGCCGCCCGGTCGATCCGCTGCGCTTCCGCGCCAACCTCTATGTCCAGGGCTGGCCGGCCTGGCACGAATTCGACCTGATGGACCAGACGCTGCTGATCGGCAGCGCCAAGCTCAAGGTGGTCAAACGCATCGTCCGCTGCGCCGCCACCAACGTCGACCCGCAAACCGCCGCCCGCGACATGGCGATCCCCGAGACGTTGCAGAAGAACCTCGGCCACGCCGATTGCGGGGTGTATGCCGAAGTGATCGAAGCCGGCGACATCGCGCAAGGTGATGCGGTGCAGGTCGAGCAGGCGGCGCTGTTCGCGTAA
- a CDS encoding TIGR02594 family protein, giving the protein MVVFSAFGLFRFVAAALSFVVLAAITAPASAKPLHRHHAHASSYSHLSASRHAHHHRRSHAWRRHGRIAQQQAEAPSTFGFPANDPAMDVSAAMAQPQLQPATQKRTGRRQRLAAQQQDFQSQSWNGGGAGSSLVEAARAYIGSGNPTGRRALWCARFMNMVLERTGHQGTGSDMASSFARYGQRISGPQVGAIAVMSRGKRGGHVGVVSGIDANGNPIVVSGNHGRRVAESVYSKSRIYAYVMPSS; this is encoded by the coding sequence ATGGTTGTGTTTTCTGCGTTTGGATTGTTCCGCTTCGTCGCTGCCGCGCTGTCATTCGTGGTGCTTGCGGCGATCACCGCCCCCGCATCGGCCAAGCCGCTGCATCGTCATCACGCTCACGCGTCCAGCTATTCGCACCTCTCCGCGTCTCGTCACGCGCACCATCATCGCCGCTCGCACGCCTGGCGCCGTCACGGCCGCATCGCGCAGCAGCAGGCGGAGGCGCCGTCGACTTTCGGTTTCCCCGCTAACGATCCGGCCATGGATGTCTCGGCCGCGATGGCGCAGCCGCAGCTGCAGCCCGCGACGCAGAAGCGCACCGGCCGTCGTCAGCGCCTCGCCGCCCAGCAGCAGGATTTCCAATCGCAGTCGTGGAACGGCGGCGGTGCGGGGTCGAGCCTGGTGGAAGCCGCGCGCGCCTACATCGGGAGCGGCAATCCGACCGGCCGTCGTGCGCTGTGGTGTGCGCGGTTCATGAACATGGTGCTGGAGCGAACCGGCCATCAGGGCACCGGCTCGGACATGGCGAGCTCGTTCGCACGCTACGGCCAGCGGATCTCCGGTCCGCAGGTCGGCGCTATCGCGGTGATGTCGCGCGGCAAGCGCGGCGGCCACGTCGGCGTCGTCAGCGGCATCGATGCGAACGGCAACCCGATCGTCGTCTCCGGCAATCACGGCCGCCGCGTCGCCGAGTCGGTGTACTCCAAGAGCCGGATCTACGCCTACGTGATGCCGTCGAGCTGA
- the clpB gene encoding ATP-dependent chaperone ClpB: MNVEKYTERVRGFIQSAQSLAMREGHQQFSPLHILKVLLDDSEGLAGGLIDRAGGNSRAILKATEEALGKMPKVSGSGAGQVYLAPATARAFDAAEKAAEKAGDSFVTVERLLLALSLDKDSEAGQLLTKGGVTPQNLNAAINALRKGRTADSATAENAYDALKKYARDLTQAARDGKLDPVIGRDEEIRRTIQVLSRRTKNNPVLIGEPGVGKTAIVEGLALRILNGDVPESLKDKKLLALDMGALIAGAKYRGEFEERLKAVLNEVTAAEGGIILFIDEMHTLVGAGKADGAMDASNLLKPALARGELHCIGATTLDEYRKHVEKDAALARRFQPVFVSEPTVEDTVSILRGLKDKYEQHHGVRIADSALVAAVTLSNRYITDRFLPDKAIDLMDEAAARLKMQVDSKPEELDSMDREIVRLKIEQEALKKETDPGSKARLVTLEKELADLEEKSAALTQRWSAEKNKLSDAQKLKSELDQLRIELANAQRRGEYQRAGELAYGRIPELEKKIAEIEANENSGAMVEEAVTANHIAQVVSRWTGVPVDKMLEGEKEKLLRMEEQLGQRVVGQFEAVHAVSTAVRRARAGLQDPNRPMGSFMFLGPTGVGKTELTKALAEYLFDDETAMVRIDMSEFMEKHSVARLIGAPPGYVGYDEGGVLTEAVRRRPYQVILFDEIEKAHPDVFNVLLQVLDDGRLTDGQGRTVDFRNTLIVMTSNLGSEYLVAQAEGEDTGAVREQVMGMVRAHFRPEFLNRVDEIILFHRLQKSEMGRIVDIQFARLTKLLEDRKIVLDLDAAARDWLAEKGWDPAYGARPLKRVIQRSVQDPLAEMILEGSVKDGDHVAISAEGGVLTFNGKPPHTAEVEPFTGRPPKRMLN; encoded by the coding sequence ATGAACGTTGAAAAATATACCGAACGTGTGCGCGGCTTCATCCAGTCGGCGCAATCGCTGGCGATGCGCGAGGGCCATCAGCAGTTCTCGCCGCTGCACATTCTGAAAGTTCTGCTCGACGATTCCGAAGGGCTCGCGGGTGGTCTGATCGACCGTGCCGGCGGCAATTCGCGTGCAATCCTGAAGGCGACCGAAGAGGCGCTCGGCAAGATGCCGAAGGTGTCCGGCTCGGGCGCCGGCCAAGTCTATCTGGCCCCGGCGACCGCCCGGGCGTTCGACGCTGCCGAGAAGGCGGCCGAAAAGGCGGGCGACAGCTTCGTCACCGTCGAGCGGCTGCTTCTCGCGCTGTCGCTCGATAAGGACAGCGAGGCCGGTCAGCTGCTCACCAAGGGCGGCGTCACCCCGCAGAACCTCAATGCCGCCATCAACGCCCTGCGCAAGGGCCGTACCGCGGATTCGGCGACGGCCGAGAACGCCTATGACGCGCTGAAGAAATACGCCCGCGACCTCACCCAGGCGGCACGCGACGGCAAGCTCGACCCGGTGATCGGCCGCGACGAGGAAATTCGCCGCACCATCCAGGTTCTGTCGCGGCGCACCAAGAATAACCCGGTGCTGATCGGCGAACCCGGCGTCGGTAAGACCGCGATCGTCGAAGGCTTGGCGCTGCGCATTCTCAACGGCGACGTGCCCGAGAGCCTGAAGGACAAGAAGCTGCTGGCGCTCGACATGGGCGCGCTGATTGCGGGTGCGAAGTATCGCGGCGAGTTCGAAGAGCGGCTGAAGGCCGTGCTCAACGAGGTCACCGCGGCCGAGGGCGGCATCATCCTGTTCATCGACGAGATGCACACCCTGGTCGGCGCCGGCAAGGCGGACGGCGCGATGGACGCGTCGAATCTGCTCAAGCCCGCGCTTGCCCGTGGCGAGCTGCACTGCATCGGCGCGACCACGCTCGATGAATATCGCAAGCACGTCGAGAAGGACGCCGCACTGGCGCGGCGCTTCCAGCCGGTGTTCGTGTCCGAGCCGACGGTCGAGGACACCGTCTCGATCCTGCGCGGCCTGAAGGACAAATACGAGCAGCACCACGGCGTGCGCATCGCCGACTCGGCGCTGGTGGCGGCCGTCACGCTGTCCAACCGCTACATCACCGACCGCTTCCTCCCCGACAAGGCGATCGACCTGATGGACGAGGCCGCGGCGCGGCTGAAGATGCAGGTCGACTCCAAGCCCGAAGAACTCGACTCGATGGACCGCGAGATCGTGCGGCTGAAGATCGAGCAGGAGGCGTTGAAGAAGGAAACCGATCCGGGCTCGAAGGCGCGCCTAGTGACGCTGGAGAAGGAACTTGCCGATCTCGAAGAGAAGTCGGCGGCGCTGACCCAGCGCTGGAGTGCCGAGAAGAACAAGCTGTCGGATGCCCAGAAGCTGAAGAGCGAACTCGATCAGCTCCGTATCGAACTCGCCAACGCGCAGCGCCGCGGCGAGTATCAGCGCGCGGGCGAGCTCGCCTACGGCCGGATTCCGGAGCTTGAGAAGAAGATCGCCGAGATCGAAGCCAACGAGAACTCGGGTGCGATGGTGGAGGAGGCGGTCACCGCCAACCACATCGCCCAGGTGGTATCGCGCTGGACCGGCGTGCCGGTCGACAAGATGCTCGAAGGCGAGAAGGAAAAGCTGCTGCGGATGGAAGAGCAACTCGGCCAGCGCGTGGTCGGGCAGTTCGAAGCCGTGCATGCGGTCTCGACCGCGGTCCGCCGTGCTCGCGCCGGCCTGCAGGACCCGAACCGGCCGATGGGCTCGTTCATGTTCTTGGGCCCCACCGGTGTCGGCAAGACCGAGCTGACGAAAGCTCTAGCGGAGTATCTGTTCGACGACGAGACTGCGATGGTCCGCATCGACATGTCGGAGTTCATGGAGAAGCACTCCGTGGCCCGGCTGATCGGCGCTCCTCCCGGCTATGTCGGCTACGACGAAGGCGGTGTGCTGACCGAAGCGGTGCGGCGCCGGCCCTACCAGGTGATCCTGTTCGACGAGATCGAAAAGGCGCATCCGGACGTGTTCAACGTGCTGCTGCAGGTGCTCGATGACGGCCGCCTGACCGACGGTCAGGGCCGCACCGTGGACTTCCGCAACACGCTGATCGTGATGACCTCGAACCTCGGCTCCGAGTATCTGGTCGCCCAGGCGGAGGGCGAGGACACCGGTGCGGTGCGCGAGCAGGTGATGGGGATGGTGCGGGCGCACTTCCGCCCCGAATTCCTCAACCGCGTCGACGAGATCATCCTGTTCCACCGCTTGCAGAAGAGCGAGATGGGGCGGATCGTCGACATCCAGTTCGCGCGGCTCACCAAGCTGCTCGAGGACCGCAAGATCGTGCTCGATCTCGATGCTGCGGCCCGCGACTGGCTCGCCGAGAAGGGCTGGGATCCGGCTTACGGCGCCCGTCCGCTGAAGCGGGTGATCCAGCGCAGCGTCCAGGACCCGCTCGCCGAGATGATCCTGGAAGGCTCCGTCAAGGATGGCGACCACGTCGCGATCTCGGCGGAAGGCGGCGTGCTGACCTTCAACGGCAAGCCGCCGCACACCGCCGAGGTCGAGCCGTTCACCGGCCGTCCGCCGAAGCGGATGCTGAACTGA
- a CDS encoding M23 family metallopeptidase: MSRGRSTGREVGYIDLGHEPPLSVDGSEAAVIDRRRVSVQWFSGTILTGLCGAALIGGAVFASLDGETTFAKAPELVQAALRGAFGADKNAALHKSDRLPPPSEAALARSVIRVSTVSRVGQRDVVRVRPFVKISGNLSLTTSDLSAKIPAFNAQRMLSDVGGPTQTAEDAQNPDAVEPDAEVSFVTRDLGTVLPRAKIAGQIPPDEILMRVRDAAHWKGNSGVRYASAAGDFGGDVKLAYAPEGPSADPYAGFETRIVPENVTLLPKTKEQVTGGNPTGERTHIVKKGDSVVSVLRDQGAAEEDARAVAAALGARGRDGGLKEGQKLRILMESSGPGKAPQPFRVIVANDSAVEAVAALSDLGRYVAVDVQSLNTVSETADNSDEDEDDGTGVRLYQSIYETALRNKVPQSVIDDMIRIYSYDVDFQRKVQAGDSFEVFYAGDDETTATVEKNDVLFASLTVGGETKKYYRFQTPDDAAVDFYDETGKSAKKFLVRKPVNQAIMRSGFGARRHPILGYVKMHTGVDWSTPYGTPIFASGNGVVEKAGWEGGYGKYIRIKHANGYETAYGHMSAFAKGMEPGKRVRQGQVIGFVGSTGLSTGAHVHYEIIVNGRFVDPMRVRLPRGRSLEGPLLAGFEKERDRLDGMMTGRGGGRLAEDLTASAPVRTSSNAQARR; the protein is encoded by the coding sequence GTGTCACGCGGGCGCAGCACCGGGCGCGAGGTCGGCTATATCGACCTTGGTCACGAGCCGCCGCTTTCCGTCGACGGCTCCGAGGCCGCGGTCATCGACCGCCGACGCGTATCGGTGCAATGGTTCAGCGGCACGATCCTCACCGGTCTCTGTGGTGCCGCACTGATCGGCGGCGCGGTATTCGCCTCGCTCGACGGTGAGACCACCTTCGCCAAAGCTCCCGAACTGGTTCAGGCCGCACTGCGCGGCGCGTTCGGCGCCGACAAGAACGCCGCCCTGCACAAGAGCGACCGGCTGCCGCCTCCCAGTGAGGCCGCGCTCGCCCGCAGCGTGATCCGGGTCTCCACCGTGTCGCGCGTCGGCCAACGCGACGTCGTCCGCGTCCGTCCCTTCGTCAAGATTTCCGGCAACCTGTCGCTGACTACCAGCGACCTGTCCGCCAAGATCCCGGCGTTCAATGCCCAGCGCATGCTGAGCGACGTCGGCGGCCCCACACAGACCGCCGAAGACGCACAGAATCCGGATGCGGTTGAACCCGACGCCGAAGTCTCGTTCGTCACTCGCGATCTCGGCACCGTGCTGCCGCGCGCCAAGATCGCCGGCCAGATCCCGCCCGATGAAATCCTGATGCGCGTGCGCGATGCCGCACACTGGAAGGGCAACAGCGGCGTTCGCTACGCCAGCGCCGCCGGTGATTTCGGCGGCGACGTGAAGCTGGCTTACGCACCCGAAGGTCCGTCCGCCGATCCATATGCCGGCTTCGAAACCCGGATCGTGCCGGAAAACGTGACGCTGCTGCCGAAGACCAAAGAGCAGGTCACCGGCGGCAACCCGACCGGCGAACGGACCCACATCGTCAAGAAGGGCGACAGCGTCGTCTCGGTGCTGCGCGACCAGGGTGCCGCCGAAGAAGATGCTCGTGCGGTCGCCGCTGCGCTCGGCGCGCGCGGCCGCGACGGCGGCCTGAAGGAAGGCCAGAAACTACGCATCCTGATGGAATCGTCAGGCCCCGGCAAAGCGCCCCAACCGTTCCGCGTGATCGTCGCTAACGACTCCGCGGTCGAGGCGGTCGCAGCGCTCTCAGATCTCGGCCGCTACGTCGCCGTCGACGTGCAGAGCCTCAACACCGTCAGCGAAACCGCCGACAACAGCGACGAGGACGAGGACGACGGCACCGGCGTCCGGCTGTATCAGTCGATCTACGAGACCGCGCTCCGCAACAAGGTGCCGCAGTCGGTGATCGACGACATGATCCGGATCTACTCCTACGACGTCGACTTCCAGCGCAAAGTCCAGGCCGGCGACTCGTTCGAAGTGTTCTACGCCGGCGACGACGAAACCACCGCCACCGTCGAAAAGAACGACGTGCTGTTCGCCTCCCTCACCGTCGGCGGCGAAACCAAGAAATACTATCGCTTCCAGACCCCGGACGACGCTGCGGTCGATTTCTACGACGAGACCGGCAAGAGCGCGAAGAAGTTCCTGGTCCGCAAGCCGGTCAATCAGGCGATCATGCGCTCCGGCTTCGGCGCTCGCCGCCACCCGATCCTCGGCTACGTGAAGATGCACACCGGCGTCGACTGGTCGACGCCCTACGGCACGCCGATCTTCGCGTCGGGCAACGGCGTGGTCGAGAAGGCCGGCTGGGAAGGCGGCTACGGCAAGTACATCCGCATCAAGCACGCCAACGGCTACGAGACCGCTTACGGCCATATGTCGGCATTCGCCAAGGGCATGGAGCCCGGCAAGCGCGTTCGCCAGGGCCAGGTGATCGGCTTCGTCGGCTCGACCGGCCTGTCGACCGGCGCGCACGTCCACTACGAGATCATCGTCAACGGCCGCTTCGTCGATCCGATGCGCGTGCGTCTGCCGCGCGGCCGCTCGCTCGAAGGCCCGCTGCTCGCGGGCTTCGAGAAGGAGCGCGACCGGCTCGACGGAATGATGACCGGCCGCGGTGGCGGACGTCTGGCGGAAGATCTCACCGCCTCGGCCCCGGTGCGGACGTCGTCCAACGCGCAGGCGCGGCGCTAA
- the metW gene encoding methionine biosynthesis protein MetW, with protein MSVQEGLPLEAHARPQLRVHRADHLLVADMVETGSKVLDVGCGEGDLMQLLESRGVDCRGIELSREGVNRCVARGLAVVQGDADTDLDHYVDDAFDYVILSQTLQATRQPKEVLENLLRIGRRAIVSFPNFGYINMRLQLLIHGQMPRTDNLPATWYDTPNIHFCTIKDFVGLCDEIGVKMERAVALDRYGRPLRLNAPWWFWNMFGEQGVFLLSRAQKKPPLQAADYVAP; from the coding sequence ATGTCGGTGCAGGAAGGCTTGCCGCTGGAGGCTCACGCGCGTCCGCAACTGCGCGTGCATCGCGCCGACCACCTGTTGGTCGCCGACATGGTCGAGACCGGCTCGAAGGTGCTCGACGTCGGCTGCGGCGAAGGCGACCTGATGCAGCTCCTCGAATCCCGCGGCGTCGATTGCCGCGGCATCGAGCTGTCGCGAGAGGGCGTCAACCGCTGCGTCGCGCGCGGTCTTGCGGTGGTGCAGGGCGACGCCGACACCGACCTCGATCACTACGTCGACGATGCGTTCGACTACGTGATCCTGTCGCAGACGCTGCAGGCGACGCGGCAGCCGAAAGAGGTGCTGGAGAATCTGCTGCGGATCGGGCGGCGCGCGATCGTGTCGTTTCCGAATTTCGGTTACATCAACATGCGGCTACAGCTGCTGATCCACGGTCAGATGCCGCGGACCGACAATCTGCCGGCGACCTGGTACGACACGCCGAATATTCACTTCTGTACGATCAAAGACTTCGTCGGACTATGCGACGAGATCGGCGTCAAGATGGAGCGCGCGGTGGCGCTTGACCGCTACGGTCGGCCGCTGCGGCTGAACGCGCCGTGGTGGTTCTGGAATATGTTCGGTGAGCAGGGGGTGTTTTTGCTCAGCCGCGCGCAGAAAAAACCGCCGCTGCAGGCCGCCGACTACGTAGCACCTTAG